Proteins found in one Zea mays cultivar B73 chromosome 1, Zm-B73-REFERENCE-NAM-5.0, whole genome shotgun sequence genomic segment:
- the LOC103631739 gene encoding phospho-2-dehydro-3-deoxyheptonate aldolase 2, chloroplastic, giving the protein MPCTARLLPIYRYLSTYPSSTPRSQIAMALATNSAAAAAGVSGGAASQPRRATAFLPLKRRTISAIHAADPSKNNGPLVLAAAGAKSSFSAVATPEKKPAAPGKWAVDSWRSKKALQLPEYPNAEELDAVLKTIETFPPVVFAGEARHLEERMAEAAMGHAFVLQGGDCAESFKEFHANNIHDTFRILLQMGVVLMFGGQVPVVRCADSLDLTT; this is encoded by the coding sequence ATGCCTTGCACAGCACGACTCCTCCCCATCTACCGCTACCTTTCTACCTACCCATCTAGCACCCCTCGCTCGCAAATCGCAATGGCGCTGGCCACCAACTCCGCCGCAGCAGCCGCGGGCGTGTCCGGTGGCGCGGCATCGCAGCCGCGCCGTGCGACCGCGTTCCTCCCGCTGAAGAGGCGTACCATCTCCGCCATCCACGCAGCCGACCCGTCCAAGAACAACGGGCCCCTGGTCCTCGCGGCCGCAGGCGCCAAGTCGTCCTTCTCGGCGGTGGCCACGCCGGAGAAGAAGCCGGCGGCGCCCGGGAAGTGGGCGGTTGACAGCTGGAGGTCGAAGAAGGCGTTGCAGCTCCCCGAGTACCCGAACGCGGAGGAGCTGGACGCGGTGCTGAAGACCATCGAGACGTTCCCGCCGGTGGTGTTCGCCGGAGAGGCGCGCCACCTCGAGGAGCGCATGGCCGAGGCCGCCATGGGCCACGCCTTTGTCCTCCAGGGCGGCGACTGCGCCGAGAGTTTCAAGGAGTTCCACGCCAACAACATCCATGACACCTTCCGCATCCTGCTCCAGATGGGCGTCGTGCTCATGTTCGGTGGCCAGGTGCCGGTCGTTAGGTGTGCCGATTCGCTAGATCTGACCACCTAA